TTTCTCTCTGCGAGGTGTCTCCGTGCGTGCTTGGCGAGGTGGTCGCTCCTCATGAAGCGGCTGAGGCACACGGGACAGGCGAACCTCTTCTCCCCTGTGTGGGTCCGTCGGTGGCGGGACAGCTCGTCGGAGCGAGCGAATCGCCTCTCGCAGCCCTCCCACTTGCATCTAAAGGGCTTCTCTCCTGGAAAACAGACAGTGAAGTTAGAAAATAAGGCTTTTTGGGTCATTTATTTGCTTCCCTTTCTGTGTCATCCTTTGCATTGAAAGCTGACCATTGGCTGCTTTGTAAAATGTCTTCGAGTATCTATATAtgtattgtgtatcttgttttgtatgtgtttgtacgGCAACCTTGAAAGGcacctatataaaataaatgaattataaGGAATGCATGTACTTTTTTTAACCTTAGTGTTTTTGTCCTCAAGTCAATTTGATCTGCCCTGGTTTGACTGCTTAGGATAACATATAGTAGACATTGACCCAATTCTGTGTAACACATTTTCAGCACACTTAATTCcaacaaatacatacaaatgttacatttatttcTTGAATATATAGTTATCAGTCCAAATGTGCATCAAACTATACCTAATTTAAAAGAAGTTAATAACAAAAAGcttaaattaaataaaccctCTGGTTTATTTAATTTAAGCTTTTTGTTATTAACTTTTTTTATATTATGCTATACATTAATGCTATACATTTTAACGTAGCATGCAACCATCTTATCTTGTGGCAATTAGATGAAAGAAACCCATATTTCTGatattcaacattttgaatgggGGCAAATGAAACCCGATGAAAAAAGAAGGTTAatgatgaaatactatattGAAGTAAAAGTTCACATTTTGAGTGGGGGTTATATCAGGTACTTATTCATAGTCAATAGATGGCGTCGGCATTCCCCCAGTGTGGAGAAGTAGACCTAAGAACCAGCACTGAATTGAACCTGTTTACTGCTGGGGATGGGCAGCAAAACATTGTTCATTGTAAGAAAATGACCACCAAAGAAAAATCAACATTAGTTTACTGCTATAAGCTACATTTATAATATTTTCAACACTTTACTTCCTGTCAGGCAGCTCTTTCTGATGGGAGACTGAAGCTGTTCTATATCCATTACTAAAATAGACAGTATTTCATATTAAATTCtgtttattttaatgttattcTATGTACATGTATTTAAACTCAACTGCAACATTGAGCTTATTGAATTGTTATTTTTTGACATGTAAATAGTGTACTGTACTTCATCTGCATGACTTGCACATTGTACTTGTAAGACagtcttgcactattttattgtaCTCAGTTCTCCTTGTACTATTTTATTggtttttacatttgttttattattttatgtcttatattcattttgcattgttggaggggcCTGGGACGATTTGCATTGCCAACACTGTAGCTACTgcgcatatgacaataaagacTTTGAATCTATGCTCTCTGACAAAGAAAACTATTTGACCTCTCAAAACATTGGGAGTTGCTGGTCTACCGCTACCTCAATTGGTTAGTATGTTTGTATTATTGTGTGACTATGATCAGTTAGTATTCACAAAACTCAATCATCTACCCTTTGTAATTCACTGACTATGTATAAGTACTTCATAAACCCCCCTTCAACTATCCCTTTAAACTCCTTCCTGTCGTacctgtgtgtgtcctcaggtgGGCCTTGAGGTGGGAGCTCTTGAAGTAGGTCTTGCTGCAGTCCTCATGAGGACAAACATGGCTGCGGACACGGGACACCTCGGGCTGCGGCTGGTTTAGTCTTTGCTCCAACAGGGCCAGCCCAGGCGCGGGGGCGATGGCCGTCAGCTTGGTGCCCCCAGAGGTCACCAGGGCCGGCTGGACGTAGAGAGTAGGAACAGCCAGCTGAGGGACGAGGAAGAAGACCTGGGCCGGAGGAGCTGCTTGTGTTGGGGGACGGTGCTGTGGTGCAGTGGTGGGGGATGGGATTTGAAATCCGTTTGGGTTGTCACAGGCTGTGACAGGAAGAATGTGGCTGtacagagggagaggagagagcTCAGAGCCAGCAGCCTGAGATGAGTTTGATTTATCCTCAAGGCTCTTCTGGCTGGTTTCAAAAACAATTGGCAAAGCCGCAGTGTGAGATCTCTGTGGCCCGACTGCTTTAGAGTCAGACTGTTGGACAGCATCTTGCCCATATTCACAGCTAGAGTCTTCTGTATGAACGGGAGGGAGTCTGTCCTCCCTGGAGGCAGGATGGGCGCTACAGGAGCCGCTCGGGCCATCTGAAGTGTGCCGGATCACACTGGTGCACTGGAAGCGTTGCTGTGTGTGCTCATGAGTCTCTTCTGCTATTCGCTGAAATAAGGATATCGCCGGGGGGGAATGGGTGGCCTCAAAGTCGGGCGGACTGTATGGCGGTGTCATCCACTGGAAGGAGAGGAAGGTCATTAATTTTAATGGTTGACAAACAAATCTTATTTTGAATTTGAAACAAAAATACAATAGGAGTATCTAAGGGAGAGTATAAGGGACACGGATAGCATTTTCATATCAAGAATAACGTCTAAATGTTGAAATAAAATTGAAACGTTAGAGGCAAAACGTCAAAATAAGATATTGTTAATGAagtacaatttttttttaaggtCTAAATGTTGATAATAAATTCAAACTGTTGAGAATAAAGACGGAATATTGAGGATAAATGTCAATCTGTTGAGAATAAACTAAATACGAGAATAATGCATTTACTGAAAGTTTGACTTTGagtgtcaaataaaaaaaacaatagggccacacacacacacacacacacacacacacacacacacacacacacacacacacacacacacacacacacacacacacacacacacacacacacacacacacacccacacacaccacacacacacacacacacacacacacacacacacacacacacacacacacacacacacacacacacacacacacacacacacacacacacacacacacacacacacgaggaaGTTGGTGGTAATTAAATGAACTTAACTCTAATGCTCTTCCTCActattttcatagttcaaagttgtTTACTTCTGTCAGTCCCAACCCTAAAGATATTCACTTTAAAATGATATAAACCAGAGAAATGCTTGAAATCTCCATATTTAAGAGACAAGAAACAGCCATTGTTTACatgagaaatatatattttccaGCCCTATTGATACAAGTGctatacatttacttaatttacAAACTTAAAAGACTAGATTTATAAAACTACAAGTTGGTGTAAAGTAAACCTTTATATGAGAACCCTCAGCCCAAATGTATCCCTTACCAAAGGAGACTGCTGCCGCCCAACAGAGCCATAGAGGATACAGTCAGGC
This genomic window from Pseudochaenichthys georgianus chromosome 16, fPseGeo1.2, whole genome shotgun sequence contains:
- the LOC117460320 gene encoding Krueppel-like factor 10, translated to MEFEDLASDRQGESQPAPLGDMEAAEALVSMTNRWESFRPLTPSSEDDCVLFVSTVPQDPSSTVNLVSEVMESDIEWETCSASSDWLQPDCILYGSVGRQQSPLWMTPPYSPPDFEATHSPPAISLFQRIAEETHEHTQQRFQCTSVIRHTSDGPSGSCSAHPASREDRLPPVHTEDSSCEYGQDAVQQSDSKAVGPQRSHTAALPIVFETSQKSLEDKSNSSQAAGSELSPLPLYSHILPVTACDNPNGFQIPSPTTAPQHRPPTQAAPPAQVFFLVPQLAVPTLYVQPALVTSGGTKLTAIAPAPGLALLEQRLNQPQPEVSRVRSHVCPHEDCSKTYFKSSHLKAHLRTHTGEKPFRCKWEGCERRFARSDELSRHRRTHTGEKRFACPVCLSRFMRSDHLAKHARRHLAERKTSYAVTGHPVC